A window of the Schlesneria paludicola DSM 18645 genome harbors these coding sequences:
- a CDS encoding response regulator gives MPRLLVVERDAARRDSLIYVLSQAGNDVRSASKGDVIEFAADSDLLIIGDGDLSLLEEVPRVNGKLTIPILALINPGNCEGILACLAAGVAGVFSRQRTSLEIVDKVRSLVQPVLGNAASNQECCTGYPERNHETEYRQADLIAALDAGCEDIVRLQEQYELELSHRRKVEQALMESEAFYQSLVETLPLAMLRKDLDGRFTFANRLLSDAFKRPAEEIMGKSDHDFFPRELAEKYRADDRRVIETRCNFETTEEFQTPTGEQRYTHVVKSPVYDTAGNLVGIQGIFSDVTEKERAERELVQTKARLQAVLDAATQVAIISTDVDGAISLFNTGAERMLGYTTEEMLGRSPEVFHLPEEIQARSDELSREFGHQIRGFDVFVAYARRGDHDEREWTYVRKDGSHIRVMLSVTSKRDADGHANGFLGIATDISARHRAEAELLKAKEAAEAANRAKSDFLANMSHEIRTPLNAIIGMTELVRDTDLNTTQREYLAMVQESGESLLSVINDILDFSKIEAGKLSLERVSFNLREMLGDTMKSLALRAHRKRLELACHVAHGVPAAVEGDPHRLRQIVVNLVGNAIKFTERGEVVLDVEAEYTSGDELILHFRVTDTGIGISADQLHTIFEAFEQADTSTTRRYGGTGLGLAISSRLVELMQGRIWVESELNCGSTFHFLAKFSMSSPEAEARESTIYPPMLHGLRVLIVDDNATNRRILIEILTNWQMNPVAVSCVTDAISELRTMSTDGQPYAMVLTDANMPDVDGFELARQIHENPILCRSMVMMLTSGDRPGDISRCGQLGVSAYLVKPIKQSELLDAILVAVGGQSSLTGCLDKSLSSARKATQSKSVLLAEDSLINQKLAIGLLEKWGHRVTVANDGQEAVNLSGQYIFDLALMDVQMPEMDGLDATRAIRRREILTGVHLPILAMTAHAMKGDRERCLAAGMDDYLMKPIRAEQLFQAIERVGVATESKGQGELPGGPTMESTPMGLDHVDWDLAHQAVNHDVSLLNHVIEAFLEECPQLIVTLDESVPAQDWKRFQRAAHTMKSALRMFGVSNLADDVERLELAAKTGQLQEDLGTVLSVVVQRVRGILEEMSTYLQSASGNASIG, from the coding sequence ATGCCACGACTGTTGGTGGTGGAACGCGACGCGGCCAGACGCGATTCACTCATCTACGTTCTTTCGCAGGCTGGCAACGACGTACGCAGCGCCTCAAAGGGCGATGTGATCGAATTTGCAGCAGACTCTGATCTGCTGATCATCGGCGATGGTGACTTGTCGCTGCTCGAAGAAGTGCCGCGAGTGAACGGGAAGTTGACGATCCCGATCCTGGCTCTGATTAATCCCGGTAATTGCGAGGGAATTCTCGCATGTCTGGCCGCGGGGGTAGCCGGCGTCTTTTCACGGCAGCGAACCAGTCTCGAAATCGTGGACAAAGTCAGATCACTGGTTCAACCCGTTCTGGGTAATGCAGCGTCGAACCAGGAATGCTGTACGGGCTATCCCGAGCGAAATCACGAGACGGAATATCGACAGGCGGATCTAATCGCGGCACTCGATGCCGGGTGCGAGGACATTGTTCGACTTCAGGAACAGTATGAGCTTGAACTAAGCCATCGCCGCAAGGTCGAACAAGCCTTGATGGAGTCGGAAGCGTTTTATCAATCACTGGTGGAGACACTGCCACTGGCGATGCTTCGCAAGGATCTCGACGGCCGGTTTACGTTCGCTAATCGACTGCTGTCCGATGCCTTCAAGCGGCCGGCCGAAGAAATCATGGGGAAAAGTGATCACGATTTCTTTCCTCGAGAATTGGCGGAAAAGTATCGCGCCGACGATCGTCGAGTCATCGAGACTCGCTGCAATTTCGAAACCACTGAAGAATTTCAAACACCGACGGGCGAACAGCGATACACCCATGTCGTCAAGAGTCCGGTTTACGACACGGCCGGAAACCTGGTCGGTATTCAGGGAATTTTTTCCGACGTCACCGAGAAAGAGCGCGCGGAACGAGAACTGGTGCAAACGAAAGCCCGATTGCAGGCCGTCCTCGATGCGGCAACACAGGTTGCCATCATTTCGACGGACGTGGACGGCGCGATCAGTCTATTCAATACCGGTGCCGAACGGATGTTGGGGTACACCACCGAAGAAATGCTGGGCCGCAGCCCGGAAGTCTTCCATTTACCAGAGGAAATCCAGGCCCGCAGTGACGAGCTTTCGCGTGAATTTGGACATCAGATCCGCGGATTCGATGTGTTCGTGGCGTACGCCCGCCGCGGCGATCATGATGAACGCGAATGGACGTATGTTCGCAAGGATGGCAGCCATATCCGCGTGATGTTGTCTGTCACTTCAAAACGTGACGCTGACGGGCACGCGAACGGCTTCCTGGGGATCGCGACCGACATCTCGGCCCGCCATCGTGCCGAAGCCGAACTTCTTAAGGCCAAAGAAGCGGCCGAAGCAGCGAACCGCGCGAAGAGCGACTTTCTGGCCAATATGAGTCATGAAATCCGCACCCCGCTCAATGCGATCATCGGGATGACGGAACTGGTCCGGGATACAGATCTCAATACAACACAGCGCGAATATCTCGCCATGGTGCAGGAATCTGGTGAGTCCCTGTTATCTGTGATTAACGACATTCTTGATTTCTCGAAGATCGAAGCCGGAAAGCTCAGCCTGGAACGGGTGAGCTTCAATCTTCGCGAGATGCTGGGCGATACGATGAAATCGCTGGCACTCCGCGCGCACCGCAAGCGTTTAGAACTGGCGTGTCACGTGGCCCATGGTGTGCCGGCCGCCGTTGAAGGCGATCCGCACCGCCTTCGGCAAATTGTTGTCAACCTGGTCGGAAACGCCATCAAATTCACCGAACGCGGTGAAGTTGTGCTGGATGTCGAAGCCGAATACACGTCAGGTGACGAGTTAATCCTGCATTTCCGCGTGACGGATACCGGAATCGGCATTTCCGCCGATCAGTTGCACACAATTTTCGAGGCATTCGAACAGGCTGACACCTCGACAACACGCCGGTATGGCGGGACCGGACTCGGATTGGCCATCTCGTCTCGGCTCGTCGAATTGATGCAAGGGCGGATTTGGGTTGAAAGCGAACTGAACTGCGGAAGCACGTTTCATTTTCTCGCGAAGTTCTCGATGTCCTCGCCCGAAGCCGAAGCCCGGGAATCAACGATCTATCCGCCGATGCTGCATGGGCTGCGCGTTCTGATTGTGGACGACAACGCCACAAACCGTCGAATTCTGATCGAAATCTTGACGAACTGGCAGATGAATCCCGTCGCCGTTTCATGCGTGACAGATGCCATTTCCGAGTTGCGAACGATGTCGACGGACGGGCAGCCGTACGCCATGGTGCTGACAGATGCGAACATGCCCGATGTCGACGGATTCGAACTGGCACGGCAGATCCACGAAAATCCGATTCTCTGTCGCTCGATGGTCATGATGCTGACTTCGGGCGATCGACCGGGCGACATCAGCCGATGCGGGCAATTGGGAGTGTCAGCCTATCTGGTCAAACCGATCAAGCAATCGGAACTGCTCGATGCCATTCTTGTCGCGGTGGGCGGCCAGTCTTCGCTCACCGGCTGTCTCGACAAGTCGCTCAGCTCTGCACGCAAGGCGACGCAGTCCAAATCCGTCCTCCTGGCCGAAGACAGTTTGATTAATCAAAAGCTGGCGATTGGGCTGCTGGAAAAATGGGGGCATCGCGTGACAGTGGCGAACGACGGACAAGAGGCGGTGAACTTGTCTGGGCAATACATATTCGATCTCGCCCTGATGGATGTTCAAATGCCAGAGATGGATGGATTGGATGCGACACGTGCCATTCGCCGACGCGAGATCTTGACGGGAGTACACCTTCCGATTCTCGCCATGACAGCCCATGCGATGAAGGGTGACCGCGAACGATGCCTGGCAGCGGGGATGGACGACTATTTAATGAAGCCGATTCGTGCAGAGCAACTTTTCCAGGCGATCGAACGAGTTGGCGTCGCGACGGAATCGAAAGGCCAGGGCGAGCTCCCTGGTGGCCCGACAATGGAATCGACACCGATGGGATTGGATCATGTCGACTGGGATTTGGCCCATCAGGCCGTCAATCACGATGTGTCGTTACTGAACCATGTGATTGAAGCGTTTCTTGAAGAGTGTCCGCAACTGATTGTCACATTGGACGAGTCCGTGCCGGCCCAGGATTGGAAACGCTTTCAGCGCGCCGCCCATACCATGAAAAGCGCGCTTCGAATGTTTGGCGTGTCGAACTTGGCCGATGACGTCGAACGCTTGGAACTTGCGGCGAAAACGGGACAGCTTCAAGAGGATCTCGGAACCGTCTTAAGTGTCGTCGTTCAACGCGTACGAGGAATTCTGGAGGAAATGTCGACATACTTGCAGTCGGCAAGCGGCAATGCCAGTATCGGATGA
- a CDS encoding ATP-binding response regulator, with protein MPTILIVDDSATDRRLAGGLVGSIGDATVEYAIDGGDALIKMELHVPDVVITDLDMPSINGLELVNVIRKAYPVTPVILMTAQGSEEIAVKALKAGASSYVPKRQLHHHLSQTVQQVLQAARVDRAHLRLMRRLIRQELEFVLENDEELLMSLVQYLQDTSYAMGIVDESDRVRIGVALQEALTNASFHGNLELSSSLREGDHRTYYDLAAQRARLPPWSNRRIHVIARFTAEQVEFTIRDEGPGFDPTCLPDPTDSANLERPCGRGLLLIHNFMDEVRHNELGNEVTLVKRRKETSDLTLVDEPFPGGLPDSSPN; from the coding sequence ATGCCCACGATCTTGATCGTTGACGATTCCGCAACCGACCGGCGGCTCGCTGGCGGCTTGGTTGGTTCCATCGGCGATGCGACCGTCGAATATGCGATTGACGGCGGCGATGCCCTGATCAAAATGGAACTCCATGTTCCCGATGTGGTCATTACCGACCTCGACATGCCTTCCATCAACGGACTCGAATTGGTCAATGTGATTCGCAAGGCCTATCCCGTGACGCCTGTGATCCTGATGACGGCACAAGGCAGCGAAGAAATCGCTGTTAAGGCCCTGAAAGCGGGGGCATCAAGCTATGTTCCCAAGCGACAGCTTCATCATCATTTGAGTCAAACCGTTCAGCAGGTGCTTCAGGCCGCCCGAGTGGACCGAGCCCATCTTCGACTGATGCGACGATTGATTCGTCAAGAACTTGAGTTCGTGCTCGAAAATGACGAAGAATTGCTGATGTCGCTCGTTCAGTATTTGCAAGATACGTCGTACGCCATGGGAATCGTCGATGAGTCGGATCGAGTTCGAATCGGTGTCGCGTTGCAAGAGGCGCTCACGAATGCCAGCTTTCATGGAAACCTGGAACTGAGTTCGTCACTGCGTGAAGGCGATCACCGAACGTATTATGACTTGGCCGCTCAACGTGCCCGGCTTCCACCCTGGTCGAATCGACGAATCCATGTGATTGCTCGATTCACGGCAGAACAGGTCGAATTTACGATTCGCGACGAAGGGCCGGGATTTGATCCGACCTGTTTGCCAGATCCGACGGATTCAGCCAATCTCGAACGTCCTTGTGGACGCGGACTGCTGCTCATTCACAACTTCATGGATGAAGTGCGACACAATGAGCTGGGGAATGAAGTGACATTGGTGAAGCGACGAAAAGAGACCAGCGATCTCACGCTCGTCGACGAACCGTTCCCAGGCGGCTTGCCCGATTCGTCCCCAAATTGA
- a CDS encoding DinB family protein — translation MTTHHFLSADAIDDVMVLELQDNISNMPDHTILNELEEIRRQRREIGATKLIFDLGKAQYFGSTLLELIRVVWNDLTALKGKLVLCNPSPFGREILEIAKFHLIWPLLETRAEALAMLGSGPNVASWPTELQESLTKYERGPEELRQALKGFSAIELRTPAPPGVWSVHQIVCHIADFELVYADRMKRVVAEDQPTMFGGDPDVFAEKLAYAQRHLEEELDVITAVRRQTSRFLKTLVAHDFERTGIHSVDGPLTLQVLLGRIAGHIPHHLKLIEGKRQTFTSRQSN, via the coding sequence ATGACGACTCATCACTTCCTCAGCGCCGACGCCATTGACGATGTCATGGTGCTGGAACTGCAAGACAATATCAGCAATATGCCCGACCATACGATTCTGAACGAACTCGAAGAGATTCGACGTCAGCGGCGTGAGATTGGTGCCACGAAACTGATCTTCGACCTTGGAAAGGCCCAGTATTTCGGTTCCACGCTGCTCGAATTGATTCGTGTCGTTTGGAACGATTTGACGGCCCTGAAAGGAAAACTCGTCCTTTGCAACCCCTCGCCGTTCGGCCGCGAGATTCTCGAGATCGCCAAATTTCATCTGATCTGGCCGTTGCTCGAAACGCGTGCCGAGGCGCTTGCCATGTTGGGGTCTGGCCCCAATGTTGCTAGCTGGCCCACAGAGCTGCAGGAATCTCTGACAAAATACGAGCGAGGGCCCGAGGAACTGCGACAAGCACTGAAGGGATTTTCCGCGATCGAATTGCGGACACCGGCGCCGCCAGGCGTTTGGAGCGTGCATCAAATCGTGTGTCATATTGCCGATTTTGAGTTGGTGTACGCCGATCGGATGAAACGCGTCGTGGCAGAAGACCAGCCGACGATGTTCGGAGGTGATCCGGATGTCTTCGCCGAGAAACTCGCTTATGCACAGCGTCACCTTGAGGAAGAACTCGACGTCATCACGGCGGTGCGACGTCAGACGTCAAGGTTCTTGAAAACGCTAGTTGCCCATGACTTTGAACGCACGGGAATCCATTCCGTCGACGGTCCATTGACACTTCAGGTTCTGCTGGGCCGCATTGCGGGCCATATTCCCCATCATTTAAAACTAATCGAAGGAAAGCGCCAAACCTTCACGAGCCGTCAATCGAATTAG
- a CDS encoding GNAT family N-acetyltransferase — protein MMAAQIELHTERLVLRPFQAGDVADANAYRNDEEFARFLPHIPLPFTMQDSEVFVRRNMSLSWDKSPTFAVVLDDNLIGTVNLEVNAGTRTAMLGYAIGRVWWGRGIATEAARAALTWGIQAFGLSRIWASTDVRNVNSQRVMVKLGMKRESFYVACQKGRYGESIHEVVYGLDLHHPSAHPLPAC, from the coding sequence ATGATGGCCGCGCAAATCGAACTTCACACCGAACGGCTGGTACTTCGGCCATTCCAGGCGGGCGATGTCGCTGACGCAAATGCGTATCGAAATGATGAGGAGTTCGCTCGCTTTCTGCCGCATATTCCGCTGCCATTCACCATGCAGGACTCGGAGGTGTTTGTCAGGCGAAACATGTCCCTTTCGTGGGACAAGTCTCCGACGTTCGCGGTGGTGCTCGATGACAATCTTATTGGAACGGTGAACCTGGAAGTTAACGCCGGGACGCGGACCGCGATGCTAGGTTATGCGATCGGACGCGTATGGTGGGGCCGAGGCATTGCGACTGAAGCGGCCCGAGCGGCGTTGACGTGGGGTATCCAGGCATTCGGCCTCTCGCGAATCTGGGCGTCAACGGACGTTCGGAATGTCAACTCGCAACGGGTGATGGTCAAGCTGGGAATGAAACGCGAATCGTTCTATGTTGCTTGCCAAAAGGGGCGTTACGGAGAATCGATCCATGAAGTTGTTTACGGTCTCGACCTCCATCATCCCTCAGCACATCCCCTACCGGCCTGTTGA
- the istA gene encoding IS21 family transposase, giving the protein MDKSFSIKALHDNGLSERAICESLGVSRGAVRRHLAENSSNDTKAPTGKAPTGSEAPNSTKAPTGSAEPENSAVVRVSRSCCERFREVILSKLEQGLDSQRIHQDLIDEHGFDGKYWSVRRFVKALGASSALPFRRIEVEPGWELQVDFGQGRPCQDHTGVHRKTYVFRAVLSHSRKGYTEAVTRLTTESFIRSLENAFRRLGGVPKTVVFDNAKCVVLKADWYDPELHPKIVEFCKHYGFSLLPTRPATPRHKGKVERGVDYVQENALKGRTFESLAQQNAHLDHWEKTVADTRIHGTTKKHVGVAFENTEKPCLNPLPKDRFPFYEETQRRVSRDGHIAVDRAYYSVPAEYLGHDVWVRWNSQTVRILNHRLESIAVHCTQTAGRFSTLGEHIHPSKSHMIERGIEFILRKVRFLGPHATRWAEATIESRGIPAARVLQGLLSLSKKYETEQIDRACDTAWRSQAFNYRVIKRLLENQTAARQQTMEFMDDHPIIRSVSEYGDFVRNAIQGERSNV; this is encoded by the coding sequence ATGGACAAGTCCTTTTCGATTAAGGCTTTGCACGACAACGGACTCTCCGAGCGTGCAATCTGTGAGTCGCTGGGTGTATCTCGAGGCGCAGTTCGGCGTCATTTGGCCGAAAATTCGTCAAACGATACCAAAGCGCCCACCGGCAAAGCGCCCACCGGGTCGGAGGCTCCAAACAGTACCAAAGCGCCCACCGGGTCGGCTGAGCCTGAGAACAGTGCGGTGGTTCGAGTTTCCCGCAGTTGTTGCGAACGTTTTCGAGAGGTGATTCTCTCGAAGCTGGAACAGGGTCTGGACAGTCAACGGATTCATCAGGATCTCATCGACGAGCACGGCTTTGACGGGAAGTACTGGTCGGTCCGCCGATTTGTGAAGGCTCTTGGTGCGTCGTCGGCATTGCCGTTCCGGCGGATCGAGGTGGAACCCGGCTGGGAACTTCAAGTGGATTTCGGACAAGGCCGTCCGTGCCAGGATCACACGGGAGTCCATCGCAAGACGTATGTCTTTCGAGCGGTCCTGAGCCACTCGCGGAAGGGGTACACGGAAGCAGTGACTCGGTTAACAACCGAGAGCTTCATTCGCAGTCTGGAGAACGCCTTTCGGAGACTGGGAGGAGTTCCGAAGACAGTCGTCTTTGACAATGCCAAATGCGTCGTTCTGAAAGCGGACTGGTACGACCCCGAACTGCATCCGAAGATCGTCGAGTTCTGCAAGCACTACGGATTCTCGCTGCTGCCCACCCGGCCTGCGACACCTCGCCATAAAGGGAAGGTCGAGCGGGGCGTGGACTATGTTCAAGAAAACGCTTTGAAGGGAAGAACCTTTGAAAGTCTGGCACAGCAGAACGCCCACTTGGATCATTGGGAGAAAACGGTCGCCGACACGCGGATTCACGGCACCACGAAGAAGCATGTTGGAGTGGCCTTCGAGAACACCGAGAAGCCCTGTTTGAATCCGTTGCCGAAAGATCGCTTTCCATTTTACGAAGAGACGCAGCGTCGTGTTTCGCGTGATGGTCATATCGCCGTCGACCGCGCGTATTACTCGGTTCCCGCCGAATACCTGGGCCACGACGTCTGGGTTCGCTGGAACAGCCAGACGGTTCGCATCCTCAATCACCGCCTGGAAAGCATTGCCGTGCATTGCACACAAACGGCCGGCCGGTTCAGCACCTTGGGAGAACACATCCATCCTTCAAAGAGTCATATGATTGAGCGAGGGATCGAGTTTATCCTGCGAAAAGTGCGGTTTTTAGGGCCTCACGCCACACGCTGGGCGGAAGCGACGATCGAATCTCGCGGCATCCCAGCAGCGCGCGTCCTGCAAGGGCTGTTGAGCCTCAGTAAGAAATATGAGACCGAACAGATCGATCGTGCATGCGACACGGCTTGGCGCAGCCAGGCCTTCAACTATCGCGTGATCAAGCGGCTGCTGGAGAACCAAACCGCAGCCCGACAACAGACCATGGAGTTCATGGACGACCATCCGATCATTCGATCGGTGTCGGAGTACGGCGATTTTGTTCGAAATGCGATTCAAGGGGAACGAAGTAATGTCTGA
- the istB gene encoding IS21-like element helper ATPase IstB, with the protein MLKKLRLSGLGESLEIRLHEASSRGLTHREFLELALQDELLVRDGRQISRRIAMACFRDTKRLEDFDFGFNSSIKKNRIFDLATCHFIRDKRDVLWLGPPGTGKSHLCQSIGVAAIRSGFTVYYRSIFDTVRDFLHDEAMEGHEKILQRYLKPDLLIVDDMGMKQLPKRSGEYLFEIIMRRHELRSTMMTSNRPLDDWGQLIGDVPSATAILDRFLHRAEVVQITGKSYRLEKSKKSSNDTKAPTGSKAEE; encoded by the coding sequence ATGCTGAAGAAACTCCGGCTGTCGGGGTTGGGTGAATCCCTGGAGATCCGACTTCACGAAGCATCCAGTCGCGGACTGACGCATCGGGAGTTTTTAGAATTGGCACTGCAAGACGAACTCTTGGTTCGCGATGGCCGCCAGATCTCTCGCCGTATCGCGATGGCGTGCTTTCGCGACACGAAGCGGTTGGAGGACTTCGATTTCGGATTCAATTCTTCGATCAAGAAGAATCGGATCTTTGACCTGGCAACGTGCCATTTCATTCGGGACAAACGCGACGTTCTCTGGCTCGGACCACCAGGAACGGGGAAGAGTCATTTATGCCAATCGATCGGAGTCGCAGCGATCCGATCCGGCTTCACGGTGTACTACCGGTCGATCTTCGATACAGTCCGCGACTTCCTCCACGATGAGGCGATGGAAGGCCACGAGAAGATCCTTCAGCGATACCTCAAGCCGGATCTGCTGATCGTCGACGACATGGGGATGAAGCAGTTACCCAAGCGATCAGGTGAGTACCTGTTCGAGATCATCATGCGGCGACACGAGCTTCGCTCCACGATGATGACCAGCAACAGACCCTTGGACGATTGGGGCCAATTGATCGGCGACGTTCCCAGCGCAACTGCCATCTTGGATCGCTTCCTGCATCGAGCGGAAGTCGTGCAAATCACCGGCAAGAGTTATCGTTTAGAGAAATCGAAAAAAAGTTCAAACGATACCAAAGCGCCCACCGGGTCCAAAGCCGAAGAATAG